Part of the Antechinus flavipes isolate AdamAnt ecotype Samford, QLD, Australia chromosome 2, AdamAnt_v2, whole genome shotgun sequence genome is shown below.
AGAGactagttaagtgacttacataaAGTCAATCAGGTAGTTTTAAAGACTCAGACTATCCCAGTTATGAAGCCAATGGAAAAAAGGTTACTCCCACTTATACAACAGGCCAATGGAGATTGTCCACATCTCCCCCTGTTCTCCAAGCTCCTGATGTCCAGGATCCTAATCTTCCTCATAGAAGATACCATCTGGAGAAATCTAGGCAAGTGTGGTATCCCCGTTACATTTAAATGATCAATTAAACTTCAGAAAGGACACACAAAATATCCCTTTGTTGGTCATCACAGAAAACTTGTGGTTTCTGGTTTAATGTGAGGGGATAGGGAGATCTTAGGACCCTGCACCACCATGCTGGCCTACTCCCCATCACCAAGGACACCCCTCCCttgcctccccttctccctctttccttggctgtaagttcttcacctttccacacagaTCCAAGTTTAGGACCTTGTCATCCCTCAGTTAAAGGGTCATTTTGTTGAGTCCTCCCTCCATTGAGAGTGTGAGCTTTGAAACCAAATAGATAGTTCTAGAGCAGAGCCCAGGGCTGAGCTGGTAAAGCTCCAGATGTTTTCCTTCATGCTGGAGAAACCATTCCCTACTCCCCGCACCTTACTGCCCTCCTGTTACTTTGTATCGccaacctgccttcactttgtatctccttactgccttcactttgtatcaccaacctgccttcactttgtatcactaacctgccttcactttgtatcaccaacctgccttcactttgtatctccttactgccttcactttgtatcaccaacctgccttcactttgtatcaccaacctgccttcactttgtatcaccaacctgccttcactttgtatcaccaacctgccttcactttgtatcaccaacctgccttcactttgtatcaccaacctgccttcactttgtatctccttactgcctttactttgtatcaccaacctgccttcactttgtatcaccaacctgccttcactttgtatcaccaacctgccttcactttgtatctccaacctgcctttactttgtatcaccaacctgccttcactttgtatcaccaacctgccttcactttgtatctccttactgccttcactttgtatcaccaacctgccttcactttgtatctccttactgcctttactttgtatcaccaacctgccttcactttgtatctccttactgccttcactttgtatcaccaacctgccttcactttgtatctccttactgccttcactttgtatcaccaacctgccttcactttgtatctccaacctgccttcactttgtatcaccaacctgccttcactttgtagcaccaacctgccttcactttgtatctccttactgccttcactttgtaGCACCAACCtgcctttactttgtatcaccaacctgccttcactttgtatctccttactgccttcactttgtatcaccaacctgccttcactttgtatctccttactgcctttactttgtatcaccaacctgccttcactttgtatctccttactgccttcactttgtaGCACCAACCtgcctttactttgtatcaccaacctgccttcactttgtatcaccaacctgccttcactttgtatctccttactgccttcactttgtatcaccaacctgccttcactttgtatctccttactgcctttactttgtatcaccaacctgccttcactttgtatctccttactgccttcactttgtaGCACCAACCtgcctttactttgtatcaccaacctgccttcactttgtatcaccaacctgccttcactttgtatctccttactgccttcactttgtatcaccaacctgccttcactttgtatcaccaacctgccttcactttgtatcaccaacctgccttcactttgtatcaccaacctgccttcactttgtatcaccaacctgccttcactttgtatctccttactgcctttactttgtatcaccaacctgccttcactttgtatcaccaacctgccttcactttgtatcaccaaccagccttcactttgtatctccaacctgcctttactttgtatcaccaacctgccttcactttgtatcaccaacctgccttcactttgtatctccttactgccttcactttgtatcaccaacctgccttcactttgtatctccttactgcctttactttgtatcaccaacctgccttcactttgtatctccttactgccttcactttgtaGCACCAACCtgcctttactttgtatcaccaacctgccttcactttgtatcaccaacctgccttcactttgtatctccttactgccttcactttgtatcaccaacctgccttcactttgtatctccttactgcctttactttgtatcaccaacctgccttcactttgtagcaccaacctgccttcactttgtatctccttactgccttcactttgtaGCACCAACCtgcctttactttgtatcaccaacctgccttcactttgtatcaccaacctgccttcactttgtatctccttactgccttcactttgtatctccttactgccttcactttgtatcaccaacctgccttcactttgtatctccttactgcctttactttgtatcaccaacctgccttcactttgtagcaccaacctgccttcactttgtatctccttactgcctttactttgtatcaccaacctgccttcactttgtatcaccaacctgccttcactttgtatctccttactgccttcactttgtatcaccaacctgccttcactttgtatctccttactg
Proteins encoded:
- the LOC127547018 gene encoding titin homolog; translated protein: MTTVKKFAVGWDPSRERSRGSKEIQSEGRLVIQSEGSKEIQSEGRLVIQSEGRLVIQSKGRLVLQSEGSKEIQSEGRLVLQSEGRLVIQSEGRLEIQSEGRLVIQSEGSKEIQSEGRLVIQSEGSKEIQSEGRLVIQSKGSKEIQSEGRLVIQSEGSKEIQSEGRLVIQSEGRLVIQSKGRLEIQSEGRLVIQSEGRLVIQSEGRLVIQSKGSKEIQSEGRLVIQSEGRLVIQSEGRLVIQSEGRLVIQSEGRLVIQSEGRLVIQSEGSKEIQSEGRLVIQSEGRLVIQSEGRLVIQSEGSKEIQSEGRLAIQSNRRAVRCGE